aacacttAAGTTGTGACTTTGTAAAGTTGAACAtatcccatggcctgcacagtcaccagatctaaaaaTTATTTAGCCATTTGGTATATTTTGTAAGGGTAATTCAGGAAacattgatgctgtattggctgcAAAAGGAGGACAATGTATAAGTATAAGGATAtaattacatatatacacacacacacacacacacacacacacacacacacacacacagactttctaCAATGGAGTAAAAAGGCTACTCATGTAAGCACATTGATAAATGTAGAGTCTGTCTGGAATATTTGCAGAgttatgattaaaataatgcacCTCCTAAACCAAGGGTAAAACAGGGCATAAATAACTGGATTAATGGTAGAATTAATACAAACTACTATCAGAattttcagaaatgtttctaCATTTTGTTCAATAACATAACCTAAtaagctgtaaataaaatatggaagtaaacacaccagaaacacagacactaaaatgccgaggactttagctgcttttctctcagatttcatggagtgtgaggtgattttctgtgttttaggccgtgtgtgattattaagctCTCTGATAGCAGTGGCATGTTTCTTGGCAATCACAAAAACTCGAGTATACAGTATGATTATAACAGAAagtggaaatataaatgaatatatgagATCAATTACAGACCAAACCTCATTCAGAATCAACAAACACTCTCCAGGACACATTACAAAACCTGTGAGGATTCCACTGAAATAatagagtgttgtgttatatgcCAGACTCGTACACCAGTTACAATAAACCACAATGCACATAGTCCTTCTAGAGATTTTGTTTGTATAGAGAAATGGTTTTGAGAGAGCCACATACCGATCCGCAGCAATCAGAGCGATATTATAGATGGACATGTTCATGAGGAGACCACCAACCATCAAATAACTGATGCAGAAATCTGTCCCAAATATCCAGCAAGACTCGATTAACCAAATGAACACTGGTGAAATCACAAAAATGCCAATTAGGAAATCcgacacagccagagagagcaccagcatgttggttggtgtgtgaagctgcttgaagtgaagaacagagatgatgaccagcagatttccacacactgttagcagaaccacagcagctgaacacacgTACAGTAAGATATAAACTGCAGGAGATACAGATCTCTCTGGACAGGAGAAATGCTCACAGCGATCAGACTGTTTAAAATTTGTCAGGTTCATTAGTTCAGCATTTCTCTAATGGCTACAGAGATTAAAGAAAATGATCATAAGAAAATGACACGCTACCATTACAAACATCCAGTCTAACATCACAATCAAATGACCCATCGCTCAAACAGCTCTGGTACTTTTATAATTTAGAAAATGCAGATGCCCCCCGAGTGGCACCAAGATACACATGATGTCATGTGTTGTTGAAACAAAATGTCCAGTGGGTATTGAAGAATTAAATTTCTTGTCATGCAAATTTGTGCGTAACAAACTAAATATCAACTCTTAGTGCCTATGCTGTGAAAACTGCCATAGGGatgaataaaaatttatttatattaaatattatttagtgtagagtgtgattTGAACACCAGTGGCCAGCTGTAATGAtaaagtgtaatattgtgtgtatatatacacacacacagactatatataaataaatgattagacACGATGGCGAGCAAGTTCACGCATCTGTGCCCTGCTACATTAAGAGGTATGAATTTTCCAGTGCTGTTTGGTAGAggagcatgcacacacaactCCTCTGCATAATCTATGCTCTCTGCCTCGTGGCTCAGTCCATGGATCTCTCAGCTTGAGACGGGTGATCCAATTTCTATTGTCCTCTCTCCCAACTCGGATTTCCTTACTTTGGCTTTGGGAGCTCGTTTTGCAATTTCTCCTGACCAAAATGAGGAATTAGTAATGTCTTCATCAGTCTCTGAGAAGCTTAATGTTGGCAATGATGAGCGGTAGGCCACTGAATTTTTGAGAAAAAACAGTTGCGTTTGTGTTGTCAAGTGTTGCTAAGATCATTCCACATTCTCTTGCCTGTATTTTCAGCCGAGCGCTTGTGTTGCGTGGCATGAGTAATGTATCTGTCGAGGCAGTGTGCCAGGTTCTGTTATGGTTTCACAGCCCTGGGCACTCATTTTGCCATTTCTCCCGACCTTGTTAAGGATATAATGCTGTCTGCATCAGACTCTAAAGAGCTCAATGTGAGCAATAAGGAACAAGCTGCAAGTTTGTTCTCCTCAGCCATTGCAGACTATTCAGCTTTTGTGGGACTTGGGTATGCACAAAGCCTGAGGTTGAAGAGACACTTGTGAGCAACCTATACACTTAATGGCAGTTTTGCAGGCATACCAAGCTGACCTGCTAAACGAGCTGTGGTGAGGGGCTCATCAATGAGGTCTAAACTCCTCCAAGTCACAGATTTAGCCCTCTGTGACACAAAGCAGCACTGTGTTTGGTTGCCACAGAGAGGCAATCTGACAGAGATAAATGAAAGGGACAAAACCTTTCTTTTAGATGCCCTGATGTCTCAAGAGCCTGTTCTTCCCTTGTCACAGCAAGGAGCTAGGGCTATCAACCAGTAGCCACTGGCCCCAGCCTGGCCTGCTGCAAAAAAAGGCTCGTATTGGAGCCGAGCCCCCCTGTATAAAATCTATGGGGCTGGCCAGCGCTTAGGGCAGGTCCCCCAGGCCCCCAGGTTCTGTCACATGGGCCAGAAAGGAATCCTTATGCCTGAGggctagggtttttttttttagggatgCCCCTTTAGGTCCATCTCCACTGCTGGCTACCCCACCACCTCTGGTGATTCGGGGTTCAGCCATGACCACCCATGCTCCTGCTCTTATTTGTCACCACCTCCTTGGTTAGCCCCTGCCAGCTTGCTGTTTCAGGGCACTAGGTGAGGTGAGAACAGCAAGAGGCTAACACCTCCATCAGATCACCTGGCAGAATGGAAGCTTCTGCCAGCTGTGTTGCAGTGGCTTCTGTGGGAAAAGGCTACAAAATTCAGTTTGCCTCCCGTCCTCCTTCTTTCAGGGTGTTTTGCCTACTGTTGTTGGCACAAACCAAACCTCATTCATCTAGGATGAACTTCTCATGCATCTGAGAAAGGATCTGTAGAGCCCCTACCAGGTCGAGCCTCTGGCTTTACAGCCAGCATTTCTGGGTTCAAAACAAGAATGGTGGCTATGATCAATTTTAGACCTGTGTGGTTTGAATTGTATAGAGGAAGATATTTTGCAACGATAGTCCTGAAGGGTGCCTATCTTTATACAGGAAACTCCCCTGGTTGGCTTTCTGGGCAAAGAGTACCAATGCCGGTTCTCCCTTTAGGTCTAGTCCTATTGCTCACCCTGGAGCCTCATGGACGTTACTCTGGCAACATGGCACTCTGGGGCTGTGACAGAGACCTGTCCCTGCAAGTAGCGCAGCATTggaatacataaacatacatccCATTTTCCACTTTTTCCTCTGCCGCTCACCGCTGTGGTGAtgtgggtacacacacacacaacattagcATATCGGTTATCACACATGCATTCACGCACACATCATTTACCTTCCCTGACAGTATTATACATTTCAATGAAAAAACACCCATAGACACTCTTTGGCagtctatttatttgtttatttaatttttattttcaaaattcaCTTAGCTTCTTGTGCTAGTCCGGCTAGCTACACTGGTGGTCGGTCTTCCGGGTCGCCAGCGCCAGGTGGCAAAACAGAGAGCTATACCGCGGCCTGGATAAAAAGTGCCACATCCGTGTTGCGCCTGCACAAAGCAACCAGAAGCCAACGAGTCCATCAAGTGCCctaaagaggggggggggtgtaatgTTAAAACATGAGTGTGTtcactgtatattattattattattattattgtcattgttattattattgctgtgattgttattgttatgtgtataaataaaaagtatatgAAAGTGTATATAATGACTTACCTGCCGATGGGGTAATGGTTGAGTTAAGGAGAGGGGCTTGGACTTTAAAGCTGACCGCCCAACCAGAGATGTTGGATGTGTTTTTGAATGGGTGAGCGAGCGTGTAGTTGTGGTGCCGTGAGCCGAACAGTATCTATAACAAAagtcttctttttgttttttctttttttttccccttcttcttcttgaagtttttttttttttttggtaatattGTATAGCTGTGTATTGGGGACTTTTCCACCTTTTGGAgcactgtaaataaacatcACTTACACCCTACCACCAAAGCAAGTGACGCCATCATTTGTGTTGTGTGCGGGTCCAGGACTCGCAGCTGTCACAGGGGCATCCATGTAAACATCTCCCTCTCTTAGAATCCCCTTCTTAGGGATAGTTTGGGATTCAGCACCAGTGCAAGCACATCTGTCTCTTGCTTGGGGGGATTCCATACTTTGTGGTGTAAAAGACATCTGGCTAAGCCAAAGCTTCTCTGCCACCCAGACAGAGAGTGCTCGGCTTATGACTGTAGCAGCAAAAACAATTCCTTTGGATCTGCTACACATTAGACCATTTCAACTCAGGGCTCAGGAGCAGTATCAATTAAATGGTCACAAGGGTTGTGTGTCATGAGCTTGGTATTTTTATGTGGACAGACCCCAGTTTCTCACCTTGGGTCCAACTCTGAGACGTGTCATTAACTACAGACTACCCTCTCTTGGGTTAGGGAGTGGTCCTAGATGGCCACCATGCCCATGCTATCTGGGAAAGCTTCTGTCTCTAAAGGCACACAGATGGGGCTGTGTTTCTAGTGTCGAAACACTTCCTCCTGAAACTCAAGGGCTACCTTTGGTTTTCCCCTTCATCAATCATTAGTGCGGTCTGTGTTTGCAACCTATGTTCATGTTAGTGCAGCAGATCTGGCTCTAGGTAGAGACCATATTTTCTTGCTGAGAGCAATTGCACTCCAGAGTGCATAATCGGTAAGCAGGCTTCCTGCTGAGGCAGGGGCTGTGGCCCAGGGAATGGCATCCCCACCCCAGATGGTGGAATGGATATGCCAATTTTTGTCCATGCAGAAGCAGCTTTGTTCACTTCTGAGATGTCAATCCAATGTCCCCTTCAACTTTCTCCATCATCAAGATCTAGTTCACTGCTCTGTTAGTATGCAGCTAGAGttcatgcatacatacatgcCTCTTTGAGGGCCTATCACCCTCTACATTGAGGTATATGTGGCAGCCATTGCACCGAGTCACATACCTGTTCTCTGGTCTCTCACATTCTACAGGGTTCCATGAGGCTGAGGCTTTTCTGCAGACAGTGTATCCGCTCCTGGAAGATCTCGGTGGACCTGGATGGGCTTCACTAAGCACCCTTTGAGCTAATGGAGTCAGCCTCTGAGGAATTTCTGTCCTTGGAAACGGCTCTGTCAAAAGCCAGTTGGCTGGCCTTACTGCAGGCCTTCTGCCCTCCAGTCCCCAAACTAAACCTTGTGCAGTGGCAGCTATCTCCTAGGCCTAAGAGGTGCGCTGTGTGGCTTGGCTTTGCCTCTAGGGATTATACCCCCCTCCACTAAGTGTATCGCCTTGTCCAGCACTCTAGCTAGAGGCGATCCCCTCCTGGATATTTGTGCTGCAGCAGGATGGGcccctacacacacccttatcagGTTCTATAACTTGGACCTGGACCTCACTCCTTGGTCCTGGGTCTTACAGGGCTAATGGTGCTCTGCTCCCAGCTCATTTGTGCCCTTTCACAACTTCTGGGACAGACATCTCCCAGGAATAAAACTTCCCTCGAAATGGAACTCCACAAGGTTATGTATGTTCACTGAGATggaaacaaaacacatcaaCCATGACACAATGTCTCATTCTCTTCTTAGGGAACTGGGTAGCATACATTACCTGGCATAGTTTTCACACAGCGCATGACAGTTATTGCCAGCCACAGATTGCTGGAttacttcaattcaattcaattttattgtatagtgcttttaacaatggatattgtctcaaagcagctttacagaacaaacaTAGTACAAATATCctagattaatgttagacaaaatcatccttactgagcaagcctgaggcaactgtggcaaggaaaaactcccttagatggcatgaggaagaatccttgagaggaaccagttTAGGTTTGTTATTGATGTTGATGTATTGGTTATTTTCCCCCCATTTGTTCTTCATCATTGTATTTAAAGGTCACAAACACATTTCTGCCATAAAATGAAAGTCAGAAGATCTAATTATGTTAAAATTGTAAACAGGTTATAATGTGAGAATCATGTTCAAAAACAGCTCAAACTATTTTATGAAAATGAGACAATCATTCGAATTGCACATTATACAGAACATTAAATCATTTGCACAGAAATCAGTATTATGCCTGTTATTTCATGAAGATGCCTTTAGCAGAGAttacacattatattattactatacATTAATTATCATAACTACAttgaaatataatattaaaatacaaaactgTCAATTAGAAAGAAACATCAAGCTCTTCACTTGAGGATTTATCTAGCTTTGATGACTTGCTATAATTTTGTGGGCATGATGCTTTTATGTTACATTAGTATTACATGTACATTTTAATGACCTatctttttaatcatttaattctttaacattttatatattcatagTTCTGAAGCTTTTtgactgcattttttttactacacactgtaaagcacattacattttaaacattaaatgcaatcaaataatgataataataataataataataataataataaataataatcatactATGAATTTTCTGTAACAAACCAATTTTCCAATATCCATATAATAatccatatatatttattatatcatatcattttATTACACTGGATCATAACCAAATATGCAAACCAAATATTACctttatataacaatataaaataatacagtacaattaTGATGGAAGGAATTTGATTTGTTAGAGAAGCTTTACATATAAAATTAGCAATATTTGGGGACATTATCAGATGGAGTGAAAAAAGCTATTCATGAAAGAACATTAATTAATGCAGAGTCTGTTTGGAATATTTGAAGAGTTAGGATTAAAATAATGCACCTCCTAAACCAAGGGTAAAACAGGGCATAAATAACTGGATTAATGGTGGAGTTAAGATAAAGCACTATCAacattttcagaaatgtttctaGCTGTTGAATATCACCACCcaataaactgtaaataaaatatggaagtaaacacaccagaaacacagacactaaaatgccgaggactttagctgcttttctctcagatttcatggagtgtgaggtgattttctgtgttttaggccgtgtgtgattattaagctctctgatagcagtggcatgtttcttagcaatcacaaaaacctgagtatacaatatgattatgacagaaagtggaaatataaatgaatacacAAGATCAATTACAGACCAAACCTCATCCAAAATCAATAAACACTCTCCAGGACACAGTACAAAACCTCTGAGGTTTCCAGTGAAATAatagagtgttgtgttatatgcCAGACTCACACACCAGTTAGAATAAACCACAATGCACATAGTCCTTCtagagattgtgtttgtgtagagaaatgggtttgagagaGCCACATACCGATCCACAGCAATCAGAGCAATATTATAGATGGATATGTTCATGAGGAGACCAGCAGTCAAGAAAAAACTGATGCAgaaatctgttttaaaaatcCAGCAAGACTCGATTGACCAGATAAACACAAATGGCATTACAAAAACGGCAATTAGGAAGTCTGtcacagccagagagagcacCAGCGTGTTGGTTGGTGTGTGAAGATGcttgaagtgaagaacagagatgatgaccagcagatttccacacactgttagcagaaccacagcagctgaacacacgtacagtaagatataaactgcaggagatacagatctctctggacaggagaaatgctcacagcgatcagactgattaaactcCGTCAGATTCAGCATTTCTCTAATGTCTACAGAGTTTAAAGAAATAGATCATAAATTACATGCTACCATTACAAACATTCAATGTAACATCATAATCAAATGACCCATGGCTCAAAAAGCTCTGGACTTTTATAGTTTAGAAAATGCACATGCCCCCTGAGAAGCACCAAGATACGCATGATGTCATGTGTTGTTGAAACATAATATCTAGTGGGTTTTAGCAGGAGAATTAAATGTGTTGTCATGCCAATTTGTGTTCAACAAACTAAATATCAACTGTGCAGAAATGGTGATAAACTCATGTGAATGTGTCACTTGACTCATCATGGCTACCTAACACAGCATCATactatatgaaataaatatctaatgtgtcaaatatatatatataaaaaattctgTATTTAGAATTAAGTAAACTGCAGTGATACACACTTAAGTGTGCATATGATTTATAAGGACCGTTGACaagatattatattaaaaatattttaatgtaaagtgtgatatgaacacCACAGGCCAGCTGTAATGATAATGTCTAATcttgtgtgtatcacagtgaaATCTTCTGTAATGCCAATTAATATTTTTAGTCACTTGCACATGTACAGAGTGCAGGGTGCATGGCGTTCAATATCTGACAGTTCAGGGGTACTTTCTGACTTCCTGAATGATCCTTAAAAGTCCTGGATGTTGTCATTACTCAGTTTTGTGAATGTACACGAAGGCTGAATTCACACTTGGCTTTCATGTATCCCAGCTGGCATTATATGCATGTAATTCTATTTAATGCTGCTGAATGGTGGATGGAAACAAAAACGTTTGAGTTCTGTCACAGCAGGCCAACTTTTCAAACAAAGCATTTAGTAAAAAATGAAGAACTTCAAACTTTCACCTCTG
This DNA window, taken from Hemibagrus wyckioides isolate EC202008001 linkage group LG06, SWU_Hwy_1.0, whole genome shotgun sequence, encodes the following:
- the LOC131353891 gene encoding trace amine-associated receptor 13c-like, which gives rise to MTTSRTFKDHSGSQKVPLNCQILNAMHPALYIREMLNLTEFNQSDRCEHFSCPERSVSPAVYILLYVCSAAVVLLTVCGNLLVIISVLHFKHLHTPTNTLVLSLAVTDFLIAVFVMPFVFIWSIESCWIFKTDFCISFFLTAGLLMNISIYNIALIAVDRYVALSNPFLYTNTISRRTMCIVVYSNWCVSLAYNTTLYYFTGNLRGFVLCPGECLLILDEVWSVIDLVYSFIFPLSVIIILYTQVFVIAKKHATAIRELNNHTRPKTQKITSHSMKSERKAAKVLGILVSVFLVCLLPYFIYSLLGGDIQQLETFLKMLIVLYLNSTINPVIYALFYPWFRRCIILILTLQIFQTDSALINVLS
- the LOC131354589 gene encoding trace amine-associated receptor 13c-like; amino-acid sequence: MNLTNFKQSDRCEHFSCPERSVSPAVYILLYVCSAAVVLLTVCGNLLVIISVLHFKQLHTPTNMLVLSLAVSDFLIGIFVISPVFIWLIESCWIFGTDFCISYLMVGGLLMNMSIYNIALIAADRYVALSKPFLYTNKISRRTMCIVVYCNWCTSLAYNTTLYYFSGILTGFVMCPGECLLILNEVWSVIDLIYSFIFPLSVIIILYTRVFVIAKKHATAIRELNNHTRPKTQKITSHSMKSERKAAKVLGILVSVFLVCLLPYFIYSLLGYVIEQNVETFLKILIVVCINSTINPVIYALFYPWFRRCIILIITLQIFQTDSTFINVLT